The bacterium DNA segment CACCGACGCCAGCCAGAGGACCAATCCCGTCCCCAGCACATTCCACCAGCGCGGCAGGTCCGGAGCCATTGCGGGGCGTGGCGGCGGCGCTTCCATGGGGTCACGTCACCAATTTCTCAGGGCGGTGTTGAGTTGACATCACGATCCAGAGGATGGCCAGCGCAATAACTATGCCGAGACCTATCATGGGTAGCCACCATCCGAGGATCGCGGCAACAGCGTACCCGAGCGTACCGGCACTCATCTGCGCCCAGATTCTCCTGATCTGCTCTTTTCCGACTTCCGGCTTGAGGAGATAGACGGGTCTCTGCGTCGCAGCGAACCAGACTACGAATGCGGCGTTCACTATAAGGCTGCTGCCCGCGTAGAACACGAAGGCCACAGGTGCGAGTTCGGTCGTGACGTACTTAGCAAGCAATGCCGTGGGAAATGGAATGAATGTCACCGTCAAGAGAAGAAGCCCGTTGGCGTACAGGAAAGGGGTCGATATCTTACTCAACATCCGAATGCCGTGGTGGTGGTT contains these protein-coding regions:
- a CDS encoding TMEM175 family protein, whose product is MNNLARIEAYSDAVFAIAATLLVLEIRVPAVGIHAPLRELWHALADLWPSYLAFVLSFGIILIAWVNHHHGIRMLSKISTPFLYANGLLLLTVTFIPFPTALLAKYVTTELAPVAFVFYAGSSLIVNAAFVVWFAATQRPVYLLKPEVGKEQIRRIWAQMSAGTLGYAVAAILGWWLPMIGLGIVIALAILWIVMSTQHRPEKLVT